The following are encoded together in the Cyanobacterium aponinum PCC 10605 genome:
- the rpsL gene encoding 30S ribosomal protein S12, whose protein sequence is MPTIQQLIRSERILSTKKTKSPALKECPQRRGVCTRVYTTTPKKPNSALRKVARVRLTSGFEVTAYIPGIGHNLQEHSVVLIRGGRVKDLPGVRYHIVRGTLDATGVKDRKQGRSKYGAKRPKA, encoded by the coding sequence ATGCCAACTATTCAGCAACTAATTCGTAGCGAACGCATACTCAGCACCAAGAAAACTAAATCACCCGCTCTGAAAGAATGTCCTCAGCGTCGTGGTGTATGTACAAGGGTTTATACAACAACCCCCAAAAAACCTAACTCTGCTTTAAGAAAAGTGGCAAGGGTTCGTTTAACTTCTGGATTTGAAGTCACAGCTTATATTCCAGGTATTGGTCATAATCTTCAAGAACACTCAGTGGTGCTTATCAGAGGTGGAAGGGTAAAAGATTTACCCGGGGTTAGATACCACATTGTTAGAGGAACTCTCGATGCTACTGGAGTAAAAGACAGAAAGCAAGGACGCTCTAAATATGGTGCAAAACGTCCAAAAGCCTAG
- the rpsG gene encoding 30S ribosomal protein S7, whose protein sequence is MSRRSKAKTVEVPPDPVYNSRLVNMTVRRIMKDGKKSLAAKILYDALSIIGERTGAEPMETFEKAIKNLTPLVEVKARRVGGATYQVPMEVRPGRGTSLALRWLTQFARKRSGKSMSMKLANEIMDAANETGAAIKKREETHKMAEANKAFAHYRY, encoded by the coding sequence ATGTCTCGTAGAAGTAAAGCGAAAACCGTAGAAGTACCACCAGATCCAGTGTACAACAGTCGTTTAGTAAATATGACTGTACGTCGGATTATGAAAGATGGTAAAAAGTCTTTAGCGGCGAAAATTCTATATGATGCGTTGAGCATTATTGGCGAAAGAACTGGGGCAGAACCCATGGAAACTTTTGAAAAAGCCATTAAGAATTTAACTCCCTTAGTGGAGGTGAAAGCTAGACGAGTAGGTGGTGCTACTTATCAAGTACCGATGGAAGTACGTCCCGGTAGAGGAACAAGTTTAGCCTTACGTTGGTTGACTCAATTTGCTCGTAAAAGAAGCGGTAAAAGTATGTCCATGAAATTGGCTAACGAAATTATGGACGCGGCTAACGAAACTGGTGCGGCGATTAAGAAAAGAGAAGAAACCCACAAAATGGCTGAAGCCAATAAGGCTTTTGCTCACTATCGTTATTAA
- the tuf gene encoding elongation factor Tu: MAREKFERTKPHVNIGTIGHVDHGKTTLTAAITLTLAAAGQAKARKYDEIDAAPEEKARGITINTAHVEYETPDRHYAHVDCPGHADYVKNMITGAAQMDGAILVVSAADGPMPQTREHILLARQVGVPNLVVFLNKQDQVDDEELLELVELEVRELLSEYGFDGDNIPIVAGSALKAVEQMTSNGATQKGENEWTDKIWALMDEVDAYIPTPERDIDKPFLMAVEDVFSITGRGTVATGRIERGKVKVGETIEIVGIRDTRSTTVTGVEMFQKTLDEGMAGDNVGVLLRGVQKDDIERGMVLAKPGSITPHTKFEAEVYVLKKEEGGRHTPFFPGYRPQFYVRTTDVTGTISDFTADDGSAAEMVMPGDRIKMTVELICPIAIEQGMRFAIREGGRTIGAGAVSKILQ, encoded by the coding sequence ATGGCACGCGAAAAATTTGAAAGAACGAAACCTCACGTTAATATTGGTACTATCGGTCACGTTGACCATGGTAAAACTACTTTAACCGCAGCTATTACCTTAACTTTAGCGGCGGCTGGTCAGGCTAAAGCTCGTAAATACGATGAAATCGATGCAGCCCCTGAAGAAAAAGCTCGTGGTATTACCATCAATACTGCTCACGTAGAGTATGAAACCCCTGATCGTCACTACGCTCACGTTGATTGTCCCGGACACGCTGACTACGTTAAAAACATGATTACTGGTGCGGCACAAATGGACGGTGCTATCTTAGTAGTATCTGCGGCTGACGGTCCTATGCCTCAAACCCGTGAACACATCCTCTTAGCTAGACAGGTTGGTGTACCTAACTTAGTTGTTTTCTTAAACAAACAAGACCAAGTAGATGATGAAGAATTATTAGAATTAGTTGAATTAGAAGTTCGTGAGTTACTCAGCGAATATGGTTTCGACGGTGATAATATTCCCATCGTTGCTGGTTCTGCGTTAAAAGCAGTTGAACAGATGACTTCCAACGGCGCTACTCAAAAAGGTGAAAACGAGTGGACTGATAAAATCTGGGCTTTAATGGATGAAGTAGATGCTTATATCCCCACTCCTGAGCGTGATATTGACAAACCTTTCTTAATGGCAGTGGAAGACGTATTCTCTATTACTGGTCGTGGTACTGTTGCCACTGGTCGTATTGAGAGAGGAAAAGTTAAAGTTGGTGAAACCATCGAGATAGTTGGTATTCGTGACACCCGTAGTACCACTGTTACTGGGGTTGAAATGTTCCAAAAAACCTTAGACGAAGGTATGGCTGGAGACAACGTTGGTGTACTTCTTCGTGGTGTTCAAAAAGATGATATTGAGCGTGGTATGGTATTAGCTAAACCCGGCTCTATCACTCCTCACACCAAATTTGAGGCTGAAGTTTACGTTCTCAAAAAAGAAGAAGGTGGTCGTCACACTCCTTTCTTCCCTGGCTATCGTCCTCAGTTCTATGTTCGTACCACTGACGTAACTGGAACTATCAGTGATTTCACTGCTGACGATGGAAGCGCGGCTGAAATGGTTATGCCTGGCGATCGCATCAAAATGACTGTAGAATTAATCTGCCCCATTGCGATCGAACAAGGTATGCGTTTTGCGATTCGTGAAGGTGGTCGTACCATTGGTGCTGGTGCTGTATCCAAAATTTTACAGTAA
- the fusA gene encoding elongation factor G — translation MARTIPLSLVRNIGIAAHIDAGKTTTTERILFYSGIVHKIGEVHDGNAVTDWMEQERERGITITAAAISTSWKEHRVNIIDTPGHVDFTIEVERSMRVLDGVIAVFCSVGGVQPQSETVWRQADRYHVPRIAFVNKMDRTGANFFKVYQQVKNRLRAPAIPVQIPIGSEDDFRGIVDLVAQKAYIYKDDLGQDIEVVEIPDEVKELAQEYRGYLLEAIAESDESLLEKYLAEEEITEDEIKAVIRKGTIAGTLVPMLCGSAFKNKGVQLLLDAVVDYLPAPTEVPAIKGLLPSGEEEIRHSSDEEPFSALAFKIASDPFGRLTFLRVYSGVLTKGSYVYNSTKDTKERMSRLIVLKANERIEVDELRAGDLGAAIGLRKTITGDTLCDENHPIILESLYVPEPVISVAVEPKTTQDMDKLSKALQSLSDEDPTFKVSVDPETNQTVIAGMGELHLEILVDRMLREFKVEANVGQPQVAYRETIRKATTVEGKFIRQSGGKGQYGHVVIEVEPAEAGSGFEFNSKIVGGTIPKEFIPAVEQGIKEACDSGIIAGYPVIDLKVTLIDGSYHDVDSSEMAFKIAGSMAIRDGVEKADPVLLEPMMKVEVEVPENFLGDVMGDLNSRRGMIEGMNNEDGLAKVTAKVPLETMFGYATDIRSKTQGRGIFSMEFSNYAEVPSNVANTIIAKNRGIL, via the coding sequence GTGGCACGGACAATTCCGCTTTCTTTAGTCCGTAATATTGGTATTGCGGCTCATATTGATGCGGGTAAAACCACAACGACAGAAAGAATACTATTTTACTCTGGTATTGTACACAAGATCGGAGAGGTTCATGATGGCAATGCTGTGACAGACTGGATGGAACAGGAACGGGAGAGGGGAATTACCATCACCGCCGCTGCGATTAGTACCAGTTGGAAAGAGCATCGTGTTAACATCATTGATACTCCGGGTCACGTTGACTTTACCATTGAAGTTGAGCGCTCTATGAGGGTTCTCGATGGTGTAATTGCAGTATTTTGTTCTGTGGGTGGTGTACAGCCTCAGTCAGAAACGGTTTGGCGTCAAGCGGATCGTTATCATGTACCTCGTATTGCCTTCGTCAATAAGATGGATCGCACGGGAGCAAATTTTTTCAAGGTTTATCAACAGGTCAAGAATCGTTTGCGAGCTCCTGCTATTCCAGTTCAAATTCCCATCGGTAGTGAAGATGACTTCCGAGGAATTGTAGATTTAGTTGCTCAAAAAGCCTACATTTACAAGGATGATCTCGGTCAAGATATTGAAGTGGTAGAAATTCCTGATGAGGTCAAAGAGTTAGCACAGGAATATCGTGGATATTTATTAGAAGCGATCGCAGAATCTGATGAGAGTCTTTTAGAAAAATATTTAGCTGAAGAAGAAATTACCGAAGACGAAATAAAAGCGGTTATCCGTAAAGGTACGATCGCAGGGACTTTAGTTCCGATGCTATGCGGTTCAGCTTTTAAAAATAAAGGCGTACAGCTATTGCTTGATGCGGTAGTGGACTATCTTCCAGCACCGACAGAAGTACCAGCTATTAAAGGTCTTTTGCCCTCTGGGGAGGAGGAAATTCGTCATTCTAGCGATGAGGAACCTTTCTCTGCTTTAGCTTTTAAAATCGCCTCAGACCCATTTGGTCGCTTGACTTTTTTAAGGGTTTACTCTGGAGTTCTGACCAAAGGAAGCTATGTTTATAATTCAACCAAGGATACAAAAGAGAGAATGTCTCGTTTGATTGTGTTAAAAGCAAATGAGCGTATTGAGGTAGATGAATTAAGAGCAGGAGATCTCGGAGCTGCGATCGGGTTGAGAAAAACCATCACGGGGGACACTCTATGTGATGAAAATCATCCAATCATTTTGGAATCTTTATATGTTCCAGAACCAGTTATCTCTGTGGCAGTTGAGCCAAAAACGACTCAAGACATGGATAAGTTGTCTAAAGCTCTACAGTCTCTATCAGATGAAGATCCTACCTTTAAAGTTAGTGTTGATCCTGAGACTAACCAGACTGTAATTGCAGGGATGGGAGAATTACATTTAGAGATTTTAGTTGATCGCATGTTGCGAGAGTTTAAAGTTGAGGCGAATGTAGGACAACCCCAAGTAGCCTATCGAGAAACCATCCGTAAAGCAACCACCGTAGAAGGCAAATTTATTCGCCAAAGTGGTGGAAAAGGTCAATACGGTCATGTGGTGATCGAGGTTGAACCAGCAGAGGCAGGAAGCGGTTTTGAATTTAATTCAAAAATCGTGGGCGGAACTATTCCCAAGGAATTTATCCCCGCCGTAGAGCAAGGGATAAAAGAAGCCTGTGATTCTGGAATCATTGCTGGTTATCCAGTCATTGATCTTAAGGTCACATTGATAGACGGATCATATCATGATGTGGATTCTTCGGAAATGGCTTTCAAGATTGCAGGTTCAATGGCAATTCGGGATGGTGTAGAAAAAGCAGATCCAGTATTGTTAGAACCGATGATGAAAGTAGAAGTAGAAGTACCAGAAAATTTCCTTGGAGATGTAATGGGAGATCTTAACTCCCGTCGTGGTATGATCGAGGGAATGAATAATGAAGACGGCTTGGCGAAGGTAACTGCGAAAGTTCCTTTAGAAACAATGTTCGGATATGCGACTGATATTCGTTCAAAGACCCAAGGACGTGGTATATTTAGCATGGAATTCAGTAACTACGCTGAAGTTCCTAGCAATGTGGCGAATACCATCATTGCCAAAAATAGAGGAATTCTATAA